The following are encoded together in the Citrobacter arsenatis genome:
- the nepI gene encoding purine ribonucleoside efflux pump NepI yields the protein MSEAVEQKSRAEANVRPNWSAVFAVAFCVACLITVEFLPVSLLTPMAQDLGISEGVAGQSVTVTAFVAMFASLFVTQIIQATDRRYVVILFSVLLTLSCLLVSFANSFSLLLVGRACLGLALGGFWAMSASLTMRLVPARTVPKALSVIFGAVSIALVIAAPLGSFLGGIIGWRNVFNAAAVMGVLCTIWVVRSLPSLPGEPSHQKQNMFRLLQRPGVMAGMIAIFMSFAGQFAFFTYIRPIYMNLAGFDVDGLTLVLLSFGIASFVGTSFSSMILKRSVKLALAGAPLVLALSALVLILGGSDKVVAAGIAIIWGLLFALVPVGWSTWITRSLADQAEKAGSVQVAVIQLANTCGAAVGGYALDNLGLLSPLMLSGSLMLLTALLVAAKVRIKDMQ from the coding sequence ATGAGTGAAGCTGTTGAACAAAAATCCCGCGCTGAGGCAAATGTCCGCCCGAACTGGTCGGCGGTGTTTGCCGTGGCGTTCTGCGTTGCCTGCCTGATAACCGTTGAGTTTCTGCCCGTTAGCCTGTTAACGCCGATGGCGCAGGATCTGGGGATTTCTGAAGGTGTGGCCGGCCAATCGGTGACCGTGACGGCATTTGTCGCCATGTTTGCCAGCCTGTTTGTGACGCAAATTATTCAGGCGACCGATCGTCGCTACGTGGTGATCCTGTTTTCGGTGTTGCTGACGCTCTCCTGTCTGCTGGTTTCCTTTGCCAACTCTTTTTCGCTGCTGCTCGTTGGCCGCGCCTGCCTCGGTCTCGCGCTTGGCGGCTTCTGGGCGATGTCGGCGTCGCTGACCATGCGTCTGGTTCCCGCACGCACGGTACCGAAAGCACTGTCGGTAATTTTTGGCGCGGTCTCAATCGCGCTGGTGATTGCCGCGCCGCTTGGGAGCTTTTTGGGCGGCATTATCGGCTGGCGCAACGTGTTTAATGCGGCGGCGGTAATGGGCGTGCTGTGCACTATATGGGTGGTGAGATCGTTGCCTTCGCTGCCTGGTGAACCTTCGCATCAGAAACAGAACATGTTTCGCCTGCTGCAACGGCCGGGGGTGATGGCTGGCATGATTGCCATCTTCATGTCCTTTGCCGGGCAGTTCGCCTTCTTTACCTATATTCGCCCGATCTATATGAATCTGGCCGGTTTTGACGTTGATGGCCTGACGCTGGTGTTGCTGAGCTTTGGTATTGCCAGTTTTGTTGGGACGTCGTTCTCGTCGATGATTCTGAAGCGCTCGGTAAAACTGGCCTTAGCCGGTGCGCCATTGGTGCTGGCGCTCAGTGCGTTGGTCCTGATCCTGGGGGGCAGCGACAAAGTGGTGGCGGCAGGAATTGCGATTATCTGGGGTCTGTTGTTTGCTCTGGTGCCGGTTGGTTGGTCGACGTGGATCACGCGCTCGCTTGCCGATCAGGCAGAAAAAGCCGGATCCGTCCAGGTCGCCGTGATCCAGCTTGCCAATACCTGCGGGGCAGCGGTGGGAGGCTATGCGCTCGATAACCTCGGACTGCTGTCGCCCCTGATGCTCTCCGGCAGCCTGATGCTGCTGACGGCGCTTCTGGTGGCAGCGAAAGTTCGCATAAAGGATATGCAATGA